The Corynebacterium minutissimum genome includes the window ACACCTTGGGTGACCTCGACGTCCCCCTTTCCATCGCTCTCAACGGTTGCCCGAACGCCTGCGCTCGCTCGCAGGTGGCTGACATCGGGCTTAAGGGGCAGATTGTCACTGATGCGGACGGCAACCGCGTGGAAGGTTTCCAAGTCCACCTCGGCGGCGCGCTGGGTCTCTCACCGGATTGGGGCCGCAAACTGCGAGGCCACAAGGTGGTGGCCGATGAGGTACCGGAATACGTCATCCGCTTGGTGAATAAGTACAAAGAGCAGCGCGACGACGGCGAAGAGTTCCGCCACTGGGTCCTGCGCGCTGACGAGGAGGACCTGCAGTGAATTTCCGCCGCGAGCCCAACCCCAACCGCAATCACCCGGCGTACTGCCCCTACTGCGCCGGCACCAATCTATTCCCGGATGAGGAAGACGACTTTGCCTGGAAGTGCGAAGAGTGCCTGCGCATCTTCTCGCTGCGCTTTTATGGCCAAGACGATGCCCCGGTAGCTCCCGCGCCGACGGTGTCTGCCAACGAAGCACTCAAGCGTTCCCTAGCTCGGCGCGGTCACTCCACTGCGCCTAAGGCCTAACGTTTAACTGAGGAGAGCCATCATGACCGCACTCATTACGTTGTCACACGGCTCGCGCCACCCGGCAGCCGCACCTCACGTGGAGGCCCTGACCCGTGCCGCAGGTTTACTCGCCGGCGTTGCGGCTATGGCCGCGCACCTCGAATTCAACGAACCGACCTTAGAGTCAGCAACACAAGAGTTGGCTCAACGCGGAGTGCGCGATGCAGTTGTCGTCCCACTGCTCTTTACCGAGGGCTATCACCAGCGCGTGGATGTGCCCGCCGCGATTGTCAGCGCTTCTGCATCGTCTGGTCTGGTCCTGCGTCGAGCTCGCGGCCTTGGCACTGGAGAGGACATGGCTCAGCTTCTCGCCGCGCAGGTTCCTGCCGGTAGCGATAAAGTAGTGGTTTATTCCGTTGGTTCTTCCGATGAGCAGGCTAATGACGCTGTCGCGAATCTTGCCCGTCGCGTGGGTGAGCTCACCGGATGCGACGCGGAAGTTGCCTATGCCACGCGAGACGCGCGAGACGCGCGAGCCGCTCACGCGTCTCGCAGTGAGAATCGGAATCGCGAAGCTGGGCGCATCGCGTCCAGTTCTCATAGCGAAGTGGTTGTGCCGCTATTCGTCAGCCCTGGCCTGTTGCTCGACCGCCTTGCTTCCCATTCCGACAATCCATCTAACCCACAGCACCGAAAGGTGCTTCCACCGCTGGGAGAGTCCCTAGCGGACATCGTGTCCCGACGTTTCCAGGAGGTGGCTCATGCGTAGCCTCATTCTCATCGCCCTTGCGGGTGCCGCTGCACAGCTCGTTGATGGCGGTATCGGCATGGGTTTTGGCGTCACCTCTACGACAATCTTGCTCCTTGCTGGCCTTGGGCCAGCAACGGCGTCGGCCGTGGTCCACACCGCGGAATTGGGAACCACCCTCGTCTCCGGTATCAGCCACTGGCGTTTCGGCAACGTGCACTGGCCAACGGTGCTCAAGTTGGGTGTCCCGGGTGCCATCGCAGCGTTCTTGGGGGCGACGGTGTTGTCCAACCTGTCTCTGGAATCCGCAGTACCGGTTACCTCCACCATCCTCCTTATTTTGGGTATTAACCTGGTGTGGCGTTTTTCTCGCCGTAGCCCGAAGAAGGCTTCAACCGCGCGGCCGCATTCCACCCCGTTTCTTACCGGACTAGGTATTGTCGGCGGCTTCGTTGATGCCTCCGGTGGCGGCGGTTGGGGGCCGCTCTCTACGTCGACGCTTATGGCAGTCGGCCGTGAACAGCCGCGTCGCATCGTCGGCACGGTGACCACCGCGGAATTCTTCGTGACATTCGGTGCGACCGCCGGCTTCATTCTGGGCCTGTGGCACGAAATCTTGGCCAATGCTGCGGCTGTGGTGGCGCTTCTTATCGGTGGCATGATCACTGCACCTATCGCGGCGTGGCTGATTTCCCGCATTAACCCTACGTTGCTGGGCGGCTTCGTCGGTACGGCTATCGTCACCCTCAACGTGCCCAAAGCCTTGGGCTGGGCGCTGCCGCACGGCGTTATCGTGGGCCTGCAAATCGCCGCACTGGTGCTAGGCGTCACCCTGACCGTCTGGGCCAATCGCCGCCGCAAGCGCCACGAGCGCGAAGAGAACTACGAGGGCCACCACTCGAGCCCAACGCGTGGAGGCAGCCGCGTCGTGAGCTCCTCGGAGCCGACTGGCCCCGCCGAGAGCTCTGCGGACACGGCAGAAACAGCCCGCGTTGGGGCGTCGGCTGCGGGTTCGGATTAGAGTCCGGCGACCTCGCCGATCACGATGACTGCCGGCGGTGCCACGGACTGCGCCTCCATCGTGGCGCCGAGCTCGGCCAGCTCACACCTGAAAGAACGTTCCTCAGCTAGTGAGCCTTCTTGGATGATGTGGACCGGGGTGTGGGGGCTTAGGGAGGCGTCGATAAGCGCCGCGGCAATCGCTGCGGCGTTTTTGACACCCATAATGACCGAGAGCGTCGCCCCAGAGCGGGCAAGAGCAGCCCAATCGACAAGAGACTTCGGATGGCCCGGTGGGAGATGGCCGGAGACCACCGTGAAAGCATGCACCATGCCGCGATGCGTGACGGGAGTGCCCGCCAGCGCCGGCACCGCCACAGCGGAGGTTACCCCGGGGATAACCTCCACGGGAACGCCAGCCTCCGTAAGCGCGGTCAGCTCCTCGAAACCGCGGCCAAAGACATAAGGATCGCCGCCCTTAAGACGGACCACCCGGCGGCCCGCCTGGGCATGTTCGATGAGGATCTCGTTGATTCGCTCCTGTGCAACTTGTGTGCGGTAGGGGATCTTGGAGACGTCGATAAGCTCCTTGGCGTCAACATCGCACAGCTTGTCCAACTGTGCGGTGGGGCCGAGGTGATCGGCCACAATGACGTCCGCAGCCTGCAGAGCCTGCATACCGCGCACCGTGATGAGGTCCCACGCGCCTGGGCCACCACCGACGAGGACTACCGGATGAATGCTCATGATCGCTCATCCTAGCTATGCTCGAGCCCATGACTTCCTATGACCCCGAAACCGTGCGCTTTTTCGACGTCGCCCACGAAGGCGCTCAAGCCCGCGTCGTAGCCTCCGCCGTGCCAGACCTTGCCCGGGTAGTGAGCGGCATGCGTCCGCGCTCCCTCGTTATCCTCGCTGCGGACCAGGTGTCCCGGGCCGCTGCGCATGTGGCCGTGGGGCTTGCGGAGCCAGCGGACGTTCCCATTGTGGTCAGCGAATCACTACCGCGTTTCATCGGTGCTCTCGACGTGGTCGTCGTGGCAGGGGAAAGCCCGTGGGCAGAACGCGCGTTGCACGACGCCGCACGACGCGGCGCCACCACCATTTGCCTCAACGAAGTTGAGGACGCCCCTGACGACACCGTGGTGATAGACCAGCTGCCCACGGCAGAGGGCGTCTCCCCAGTTCGGGCTATCGTGGCGCTTCATGCGGTACAGGCGGTGCTGAGCGAGGACCCGGAGCTGGTCGCGCGCCGTCTGGAAGACGTGGCGGAAGCCGTGGATCGGGAAATCGAAGCACTGTCCCCGCAGCGAGATTCCACCACGAACCCAGGCCGTGCCCTGCGCGAGTTTGCGGAGGGTGGCCGCGTGGTTCACAGCAGTGGTCCGGACCCCTATGCCTTCTCTGAGGAGCGAACGCGCGTGCATCTAGGTGCGCTCGTTGCCCGCATGGCAGGCGCTATCTGGGCAACGCATGGGCTGGGTGGCTCGGTCGTGGATGCGGAAGGCCTCGGGCCGATTCTGGAGGACGCGCCGACTGATATCTTCCACGACCCCTTTGAAGATGGGGAGCCTTTGGTACCCTTGAAATTAATTTTATGGGGACAGGAAGAGGCGAACCTGCCCCATTCATTCGCTGCGGCGAGCGCCGACCCCTCCAGTGGGGATCTGGCCGGCGCGCTGCAGTTGATTACGCGGAGTTACGCCGCGACCGCCTATGACGTGAAATAGAGGATATCGATGAAGCTGCTCGAGAGCGCTGCCCGCAACTATTCCTGGGGTTCGCGCACACTGATTCCTGCCCTCCTGGGAGAACCTGAAACGCAGAGCCCCGTAGCGGAGCTGTGGTTTGGTGCGCACCCAGCTGACCCATCCACCGTGGACGGTGAACGTCTCGATGACATCATCGCGGCGGACCCAGCGAACCAGGTTGGCACACGCGTGGCCGGTGAGTACGGCGAAAACCTGCCCTTCCTGCTGAAGATTCTTGCCGCGGCTGAGCCGCTATCTTTGCAGGCGCACCCGTCGAAGGCGCAGGCGGAGGAAGGCTTTGCGCGTGAAAACGCGGCAGGTATTGAGCTGACAGCCCCCAACCGCAACTACAAGGACGATAATCACAAACCTGAGCTCATCGTGGCGCTGACAGAGTTCTATGCCATGGCAGGCTTCCGTCCTCTGGAGCAGACCCGCCGCCTCTTCACCGCGCTGGAGTGCCCCGAGCTTGACCACTACGTCAGCATGCTCGCGGATGACCCGGAGGCAGAAAGCGATAACCTGCGCGCGCTGTTCACCACGTGGATTACCATCCCGGGCGCTAAGCGCAAGGAGCTTATCGCTGCCGTCGTGGCTGCTGGTGAGCGCCTCCGCGACCAAGGCGCAGGCGAGGAGTGGATGGGCATGGTTATGGATACCGTGGCCTCACTCAACGAGCAGTACCCCGGCGATATCGGCGTGCTCGGCGCGCTGCTGCTAAACCACATCGTGCTGCAGCCGGGCGAAGCGGTGTACCTCAACGCTGGCGAGCTACATGCATATGTCTCGGGCCTTGGCGTAGAGATCATGGCCAATTCCGACAACGTTCTGCGTGGCGGCCTGACACCCAAGTTTGTGGACGTTCCGGAGCTGGTCAAGGTTCTGACCTATTCCGCCGCACAGGACCCGCGCGTGCCGCAAGTAGATCAATCAGAACAAAACCACGTCCACGGTGCTCAGGCATGGTCTTATCCGGTGCCGATTGAGGAGTTCGCGCTGGACCGCGTGGAATTGTCCGGTGACGACTCAGTGGACGTTGATTTTGACGGTCCCGTCATCGTGCTGTGCACCTCCGGCGCCGTTGATGTCAACAACGAGCACGGTGAAAGTGTGGCGCTCAGCGCCGGCCACGCCGCTTGGCTTCCTGCCTGCGACCCAGTTGCCACTGTGCGTGCTGCGGAGAACGGCGCTGCGCAGGTGTTCATCGCCCGCGTATAAACACGGCGATTAAGCGCGGAGATTACTTAAAAGCTGCTGCGGCGGCGTTAAGCGCGGCCTGACAGCCCTGACAGTTCTTCCGGGGAGGAGGGCAGTTCCGGTGCCGCTGGAGCCTCGGCCTTCACGGGAGCTTTGTCCGCACCTGAGTCCGTTCGCGCACCTTCCGGGTCTGTGGACGCAATCCTGACGGATGGTTCCTCGTTCGCCGGCTGTTCCGCAGTGAGGGCGTCTGCTGCGGGGTCCTTCGCGGCAGACTCAGTCGGTTCTGGCTGCTCAGCAGCAGGCTCCTCGGCTGCCGGGGCACCGTCGGTAGGCGCAGCGGGTGTGGGGGCCTCATTCGTGCGGGAAGCGTCCTGCTCACGCTGGCGATCCAGCTCAGCGAGCTTATCAGCAATCTCCTGCTGCTGTTGTGCCTCTGGGCCCCTTTCCTGCTCGGCGGTCGGTTCCTTGAACCTCACATCGGTGCGCGGCTCTTCTTGAGGCTTTGGGGCCTCCTGAGCGAGGCCCGCTGGCTGCGTGTCCTGAGAGTTTGCCGGGGCATTCGGGGCGTGGGTGTGCTCCGGTGCAGTGGACACCTGGGGCTCAGCTCTGTCAGATTCAGTGTTGTTATCCTGTTGGGCATCCTGCGGAGACGCAGTGCGTGGCGCGGGCTGATCGGTGGGCTCAGTGCCCGGGGTGCCGGTGGTGGTGGAACCCGGGGCCGGTGTGCCAGGCGAAGAAGTAGTAGTAGCAGGAACAGAAGACTCCGGTGAGGTGTTATCCGGTGAGGTGTTAGGTGCCTGTGGATTATTCGGATCCTGGGGTTGCACGGTGCCCTGTGGTTGCTGATTCTGCAGTGACGAGACGTTATCAGGGCGATAGACAGCCGTGGGTTGAGCTGGTTCCGTGCGGTCCAAGACAGCGTTTGGTGCCAAGTAAGGATCTTCCGCGGGGGCTGCAATCGTTTCCTGCGACGTCTTCGGCTGCGAGGTAGAGGACGTGGTGGTGTAGGAGTGCTCAGAAGAGGAAGTCTGCGGCGCCGAAGAACCGGATTCAGCCGTGGCTGCCGAAGGTTCGGGGACAACGGAATTTGGGGCACTTGTCCGCCACACC containing:
- the manA gene encoding mannose-6-phosphate isomerase, class I — translated: MKLLESAARNYSWGSRTLIPALLGEPETQSPVAELWFGAHPADPSTVDGERLDDIIAADPANQVGTRVAGEYGENLPFLLKILAAAEPLSLQAHPSKAQAEEGFARENAAGIELTAPNRNYKDDNHKPELIVALTEFYAMAGFRPLEQTRRLFTALECPELDHYVSMLADDPEAESDNLRALFTTWITIPGAKRKELIAAVVAAGERLRDQGAGEEWMGMVMDTVASLNEQYPGDIGVLGALLLNHIVLQPGEAVYLNAGELHAYVSGLGVEIMANSDNVLRGGLTPKFVDVPELVKVLTYSAAQDPRVPQVDQSEQNHVHGAQAWSYPVPIEEFALDRVELSGDDSVDVDFDGPVIVLCTSGAVDVNNEHGESVALSAGHAAWLPACDPVATVRAAENGAAQVFIARV
- a CDS encoding exopolyphosphatase translates to MTSYDPETVRFFDVAHEGAQARVVASAVPDLARVVSGMRPRSLVILAADQVSRAAAHVAVGLAEPADVPIVVSESLPRFIGALDVVVVAGESPWAERALHDAARRGATTICLNEVEDAPDDTVVIDQLPTAEGVSPVRAIVALHAVQAVLSEDPELVARRLEDVAEAVDREIEALSPQRDSTTNPGRALREFAEGGRVVHSSGPDPYAFSEERTRVHLGALVARMAGAIWATHGLGGSVVDAEGLGPILEDAPTDIFHDPFEDGEPLVPLKLILWGQEEANLPHSFAAASADPSSGDLAGALQLITRSYAATAYDVK
- a CDS encoding sirohydrochlorin chelatase; the encoded protein is MTALITLSHGSRHPAAAPHVEALTRAAGLLAGVAAMAAHLEFNEPTLESATQELAQRGVRDAVVVPLLFTEGYHQRVDVPAAIVSASASSGLVLRRARGLGTGEDMAQLLAAQVPAGSDKVVVYSVGSSDEQANDAVANLARRVGELTGCDAEVAYATRDARDARAAHASRSENRNREAGRIASSSHSEVVVPLFVSPGLLLDRLASHSDNPSNPQHRKVLPPLGESLADIVSRRFQEVAHA
- the cobA gene encoding uroporphyrinogen-III C-methyltransferase, giving the protein MSIHPVVLVGGGPGAWDLITVRGMQALQAADVIVADHLGPTAQLDKLCDVDAKELIDVSKIPYRTQVAQERINEILIEHAQAGRRVVRLKGGDPYVFGRGFEELTALTEAGVPVEVIPGVTSAVAVPALAGTPVTHRGMVHAFTVVSGHLPPGHPKSLVDWAALARSGATLSVIMGVKNAAAIAAALIDASLSPHTPVHIIQEGSLAEERSFRCELAELGATMEAQSVAPPAVIVIGEVAGL
- a CDS encoding DNA-directed RNA polymerase II gives rise to the protein MTSTPRRVLAFIAAGLLLAVAIGMVVWRTSAPNSVVPEPSAATAESGSSAPQTSSSEHSYTTTSSTSQPKTSQETIAAPAEDPYLAPNAVLDRTEPAQPTAVYRPDNVSSLQNQQPQGTVQPQDPNNPQAPNTSPDNTSPESSVPATTTSSPGTPAPGSTTTGTPGTEPTDQPAPRTASPQDAQQDNNTESDRAEPQVSTAPEHTHAPNAPANSQDTQPAGLAQEAPKPQEEPRTDVRFKEPTAEQERGPEAQQQQEIADKLAELDRQREQDASRTNEAPTPAAPTDGAPAAEEPAAEQPEPTESAAKDPAADALTAEQPANEEPSVRIASTDPEGARTDSGADKAPVKAEAPAAPELPSSPEELSGLSGRA
- a CDS encoding sulfite exporter TauE/SafE family protein, producing MRSLILIALAGAAAQLVDGGIGMGFGVTSTTILLLAGLGPATASAVVHTAELGTTLVSGISHWRFGNVHWPTVLKLGVPGAIAAFLGATVLSNLSLESAVPVTSTILLILGINLVWRFSRRSPKKASTARPHSTPFLTGLGIVGGFVDASGGGGWGPLSTSTLMAVGREQPRRIVGTVTTAEFFVTFGATAGFILGLWHEILANAAAVVALLIGGMITAPIAAWLISRINPTLLGGFVGTAIVTLNVPKALGWALPHGVIVGLQIAALVLGVTLTVWANRRRKRHEREENYEGHHSSPTRGGSRVVSSSEPTGPAESSADTAETARVGASAAGSD